Proteins encoded within one genomic window of Uloborus diversus isolate 005 unplaced genomic scaffold, Udiv.v.3.1 scaffold_1237, whole genome shotgun sequence:
- the LOC129232529 gene encoding pre-mRNA-processing factor 39-like — protein sequence NVEKAAEILDDLGETIKDMLEIVLRKINLERRLGNEEKVDEMYLKCIAEAKTSQMSSHFATKYARYLYKVKNDFERATKILKDALKNDPSNAYILMQLIDVAYQKQPLDMDAILEAFELALSSDMNNDQKLKFAQRKLEFLEDFSSDPQCIQDAYDEYAKMFKSQYASRKRVAEDSEENKDKKAKTELNGTAVAVTAADATTALTASTAVAATDAASYQYHQSAWANYHNSYNYQQWPYAATNYYSSQ from the exons gGAATGTTGAAAAAGCTGCCGAAATCTTAGATGATTTGGGTGAAACCATTAAAGATATGCTTGAAATAGTCTTGAGAAAAATTAACTTGGAGAGGAGGCTTGGAAATGAAGAAAAAGTAGATGAAATGTATCTAAAATGCATTGCTGAAGCTAAAACATCACAAATGTCTTCTCATTTTGCTACTAAGTATGCTCGTTATTTGTATAAG gttaaaaatgattttgagagAGCAACAAAAATTCTAAAGGATGCCTTGAAAAATGATCCA AGCAACGCCTACATCTTAATGCAGCTAATAGATGTTGCATATCAAAAACAACCATTAGATATGGATGCCATTCTAGAAGCTTTTGAACTTGCATTATCCAGTGACATGAATAATGATCAGAAATTAAAGTTTGCTCAAAGAAAGTTGGAGTTTCTGGAAGATTTCTCATCAGATCCTCAATG CATACAAGATGCTTATGATGAATATGCTAAAATGTTTAAATCCCAGTATGCTTCTCGCAAAAGAGTAGCAGAAGATAG cgaagaaaataaagacaaaaaagcTAAAACTGAACTTAATGGTACTGCTGTAGCTGTTACAGCAGCTGATGCAACCACTGCTCTTACGGCTTCAACAGCTGTTGCTGCTACAGATGCTGCTTCTTACCAATATCATCAATCTGCTTGGGCTAACTATCAT AATTCATACAATTATCAGCAGTGGCCCTATGCTGCAACAAATTATTATTCATCGCAATGA